AAGACGAAGCCGCTTCGCATGGCCTCCGATTCCAGCAGCGGCGCCATCGCCTTTTGGAGGCACGAACCGCTGCACGACACCGTCGAGCCCATGGCCGATCATGTCGTCATGGCCTATCCCGCCGGCTCGCAGGCGCTGGAACGACGCACGGGAAGGACGGCCGCGATTTCGACGGCGCGTCCCGGCGTCGTGACGATCATTCCGGCCGGCTCGACATCGCGATGGGACATCCACCGCCCCATGCATGTCGTCCAGCTCTATCTTCCGCAGAGGACGCTGCTGCGGATCGCCGACGAGGCCAACACGACGAACCCCGGCGATCTGCTGGAGCGAACCGGGCATCCTGACGCCATCACGTCGCGGCTGCTGCTGAGCGCCGCCGACTCGCTCGAAGGCAGCGCCACGCTGGACACGCTGTTCAGGCAACAACTGACGGATCTGCTCGCCACGCGCCTCTTGGCCGCTCATGCGGGCGTTGCTGCTACGCCGCAGCCGATCATCGGCGGTCTTTCGCCTTCGGTTCTGCGCCGGTCGATCGAACGTCTGCGCTCGGACAGCGATGCAGATGTCTCGCTCTCGGCGCTCGCGTCCGACGCCGGACTGTCGCGCTTCCATTTCTGCCGGTCCTTCAAGGAGAGCACCGGGCTCTCGCCGCATGCCTGGCTGCGCCAGCACCGGCTCGAGCAGGCCATGGACATGCTGCGCGGGAGCGACGAGCCGGTGGTCTCGATCGCCGCAGCGCTCGGCTATTCCTCGCAGACCGCCTTCGCCGCGGCCTTCAAGAAGCTGACCGGCGAAACGCCGAGCGATTGGCGCAGGCGCGTGCGGTAGCAGCAATCGCTCGACAGGGACGGCAATCGCTCTGGCGCAGTCGACTATCCGGTTCGCTAAAGATCGCAATGTCACATCATCCGGACGGAGACGAACGATGGACTGGAAACAGCTTGCAATCGCACCGAAACGGAAGGCCGCCGCCTCGGCGCTCGTGTACGGGCTCTCGCTGACGGTGCGCTTCACCTCGCCGACCGCCGAAGAGGCGGAGTTACAGGGCCCACGAAGCGCCAATGCCGCAACGTCGATCCTGCTCGATCGCGGCTGGCTCGGGAAGCCCGCGATGCCGGTCGCCCTGCGCGGCTGGCCGCTGGGCCCGCGCAGCTGCCGCGCGGCTTGCGAGGGCCCCGCCCTCCTGTCCTCGCTGCCGAACTGCACCGCGCCGTAACGGCCCGGCGCTCTCCGCCTCACCTCTTCGCGTCATCACGGGTCGCAACAGACTCCGCTCGCATCGAGCGGCAGCGATGACGCGCGCGTTTCGAACCAATCCAATCCTGGAGACAACCACATGCGACTACTCATTATCGGTGCCGGCTTCGCCGGCATGTACGCCGCCCTCTCCGCCGCTCGCCTCCGCGACATCCAGGGTGTTTCGCCCGACGATCTCGAGATCGCGCTGATCGCGCCTCAGCCGACGCTGGTGATCCGCCCGCGGCTCTACGAGCCGAAGCCGGAAACCTTGACGGCGCCGCTGCTCGACGTCCTCGAGGCCATCGACGTCGATTACATCCAGGGCAGCGCCGAGGCGGTCGACACCAAGGCGCAGACGGTGCAGATCGCCACAGCCAAGGGTACGCGAAAGACGCTGTCCTACGACCGGCTGGTGGTCGCCACCGGCAGCCGCCTGTTCCGCCCCAACATTCCAGGTCTTGCCGAGCATGGCTTCAGCGTCGATTCGCTCGATGACGCGGTCGCGCTCGACAGGCATCTGCACAGCCTTGCCAATCGGCCGGCCGTCAACGGGCGCGACACGGTCGTCGTTGCCGGCGGCGGCTTCACCGGTATCGAGGCGGCCACCGAGCTGCCCGCGCGCCTGCGCCAGATCTTCGGCAAGGATTCCAGGGCGCGCGTGATCATCGTGGAGCGCAACAGCGCGATTGCCCCCGACATGGGCGAAGGGTCCCGCCCCGTGATCGAGGAGGCGCTACGCAAGCTCGGCGTCGAGGCCCGGCTCGGCACCGGCGTTGCCTCGCTCGACAAGTCCGGCGTGACGCTCTCGACCGGCGAGCACATCGAAACCGAGACGGTGGTGTGGGCAGCCGGCATTCGTGCCGCGCCGCTGACGGCACAGATTCCCGCCGAGCGCGACAGTTTCGGCCGGCTGCTGGTCGACCGCGACCTGCGCGTGCCCGGCATCGCCGGCGTCTTCGCCACCGGCGATGCGGCGCGCGCCGCCTGCGACGACACCGGCAATTACGCACTGATGTCATGCCAGCACGCGACGCGCATGGGCGCCTTTGCCGGCAACAACGCCGCCGCCGAGCTGCTCGGCGTTCCGACCAGGCCGTATCACCAGAAAGCTTACGTCACCTGCCTCGATCTCGGCGAAGCCGGCGCGCTGTTCACGCGCGGCTGGGAGCGCACGGTCGAGCTGGTCGGCGACGTCGCCAAGAAGACCAAGCGGGAGATCAACACCGTCTGGATCTACCCGCCCCGCGCCGAGCGCGCCGCGGCGTTGGCATCGGCCGATCCGGAGCGCGTGACGAGCCTCTAGTCGCATCACGCAACGGCGGCCGCGCTCTCCCGGCGGCGCGGCCTGCTCGACCAGGACCAGCCGGGGGCCTTCACCTTGAACCAGGAGACGAACATGAACATGCACAACACCTCATCCCCCGTGACGTCGAAGCCCGAAGAGCTGGTCCCGTCGCGCTATGCGCTGAAGATCGGCGACATCGACGTGATGGTGGTCAGCGACGGCGTGCTGCCGCTGCCAACGGCCATGCTGGCCCACAATGTCGACCCGTCTGCCCGGGCGGCCTGGCTGAAGGAGATGTTCCTGCCACCGGACGCTTTCGATTGGGCGCTGAACGCGGTCGTGGTGCGGAGCGGCAGCCAGACCATCCTCGTCGATGCCGGGCTGGGATTCGATCCGGACCTGCACTTGCCGCGGGCCGGGCAGTTGATCAAGCGACTGGAAGCCGCCG
The genomic region above belongs to Bradyrhizobium arachidis and contains:
- a CDS encoding helix-turn-helix transcriptional regulator, which gives rise to MTGSTTLMRNPSPKGLPPIPGARPDDHATSERRAADAEMARVLKTKPLRMASDSSSGAIAFWRHEPLHDTVEPMADHVVMAYPAGSQALERRTGRTAAISTARPGVVTIIPAGSTSRWDIHRPMHVVQLYLPQRTLLRIADEANTTNPGDLLERTGHPDAITSRLLLSAADSLEGSATLDTLFRQQLTDLLATRLLAAHAGVAATPQPIIGGLSPSVLRRSIERLRSDSDADVSLSALASDAGLSRFHFCRSFKESTGLSPHAWLRQHRLEQAMDMLRGSDEPVVSIAAALGYSSQTAFAAAFKKLTGETPSDWRRRVR
- a CDS encoding NAD(P)/FAD-dependent oxidoreductase yields the protein MRLLIIGAGFAGMYAALSAARLRDIQGVSPDDLEIALIAPQPTLVIRPRLYEPKPETLTAPLLDVLEAIDVDYIQGSAEAVDTKAQTVQIATAKGTRKTLSYDRLVVATGSRLFRPNIPGLAEHGFSVDSLDDAVALDRHLHSLANRPAVNGRDTVVVAGGGFTGIEAATELPARLRQIFGKDSRARVIIVERNSAIAPDMGEGSRPVIEEALRKLGVEARLGTGVASLDKSGVTLSTGEHIETETVVWAAGIRAAPLTAQIPAERDSFGRLLVDRDLRVPGIAGVFATGDAARAACDDTGNYALMSCQHATRMGAFAGNNAAAELLGVPTRPYHQKAYVTCLDLGEAGALFTRGWERTVELVGDVAKKTKREINTVWIYPPRAERAAALASADPERVTSL